The Nicotiana tomentosiformis chromosome 2, ASM39032v3, whole genome shotgun sequence genome includes the window tttGCTggctttattattgttgttgaaccCGTGACCTACTGGTCGCACAACAGAAACTCCTGTCGTTGCGCGAAAACTCCCCTTCATAACTTAGTGCATTGATGTTTATATTTAGCATAAAGTTAGAGCCACCATAAGCTTCCTCTATTGCACATTGCTTTACAGATATACTAATATACGATCAACAGATAACTACCAATATTGCTCAAGATGCATTTCTTTGTCATTTCAAATCTTATTTCTATTGTTGAAAGCATAATACTATCTAGCTACTAAAATCTTTTCGTCTGATTTTGCCTTTTCCAGGGGGGCAGTGGAAGCTCATCTAATTGCTTGACTACACACTTTTTCAGTGTTTTCTATAGAGAATCCTAGGAATGCTGAAAGATGTGTTTGAATGTCTGGAATTTTAAAACTGATCTTCTTGAGGATTTAGACTTAATAGAGTTTCCatttttcgttcttgaaaagatTGGGCGATGCGATCATAGCATCAAGATGCAAAGTGTGTGGAATAGCTGCACATTGCCCATTGCATTAGCAAATGAGAATTCGTGCACGAATGGTTGAGTGGTGCTAATTTATAAGGTTTCTACTAGCTGGAGAGATAGATAGCTTAGTGCTTACTTAACTAGTACTAGGTTTAATAGCTTTTTATATGGCAAATAAAGGAAGCATTCTGATGGAGCGATATGAATTGGGAAGATTGTTAGGTCAAGGTACATTTGCTAAGGTTTACTATGCTAGGAATATCAGAAATGGGCAGAGTGTTGCCATCAAAGTTATTGACAAGGAAAAAGTTCTAAGGGTTGGACTTGTGAATCAGATCAAACGGGAAATATCCGTTATGAGATTAGTCAGACATCCTAATATCGTGCACCTTTACGAAGTCATGGCCACGAAAACCAAGATTTATTTCGTGATGGAGTATGCTAAAGGCGGTGAACTCTTTAACCAGGTGGCGAAAGGAAGGTTAAAAGAGGACGTCGCGCGAAAGTATTTTCAACAGTTGATAAATGCTGTAGATTTTTGCCATAGCAGGGGTGTCTATCACCGGGATTTGAAACCTGAAAACTTACTGTTAGACGatgatgaaaatttaaaaatttcagattttggttTAAGTGCTTTTGTCGAGCCAAAGCGCCAGGACGGACTCCTACACACTATGTGCGGGACTCCAGCCTATGTTGCTCCGGAGGTGATCAATAGAAAAGGCTACGATGGTGCAAAAGCTGATATTTGGTCATGTGGGGTTGTCCTATTCGTCTTGTTAGCTGGTTATCTTCCATTTCAGGACTCAAATTTAATGGAAATGTATAGGAAGATTGGCAAAGCTGAATTCAGATGTCCAAGTTGGTTTCCACCAGAAGCCCGACGGTTACTTTCGAAAATGTTGGATCCTAATCCAAGCACAAGAATTTCTCTTGCAAAAATCCGAGGGAGTACCTGGTTCAGGAGGGGAATTTCTATTTCCTCTAAATCTACCGTAGTAGACGAAGTAAGCACGGATTTAGCTTCAGCAAATACAGAAGAAAAGCAAGAGGTGGCTAGGATTCCAAACTTGAACGCATTTGATATCATTTCCCTTTATGCTAAGtttgatttatcaaaattatttgAGGAACCTTGTTTAAAGAAAGAAGCTAAATTCACATCCTGGAAACCTGCGTCGGTCATCATATCCAAGCTGGAAGATACCGCTAAACGCCTTAAGCTGAAAGTTAGCAAAAGGGATGCAGGATTACTGAGGTTTGAAGGTATAAAGGAAGGAAGAAAGGGGATTTTAGCCATCGATGCGGAGATCTTTGAGGTCATTGAGGCTTTTCATTTGGTGGAAGTGAAAAAATCAGATGGCGATACGTTGGAATATCAGGAGATATTGAATGAAGGCCTAAGACCAGGTCTTCAGGATATTGTTTGGACTTGGCAAGAAGAAAAACAACCTCAGCAATCAGAAGATCAACTCGACGAGCAGCCAAATGATCAACTTCAGCAGCAACAACTGCAGCCCCAACAACATCTAATTCAGCAGGAGCAATTACCTTGACTGCGATACACTTCCTTGTTCACATTTTTTCGAGGTAGATTCAGGAGTCAAACTTGATGGGTTCAATCTTTAAGGTTCTTTTGCTGAACTCATTGTACTCTTGATGTTATCGGTTTAGAATTTAATATCGGTTGAAATTCTAGTGATATTTTACATTTTTACTTACGTTTTGTGTCGAAAATACTGGATTCAGTTGCAACCATAGAGTATAGGCTGCATCAAACCTCTGCATTTTGTCCTAGATGTACATTGAGTAGTTGAGGTCTTCCTAATCAAGGTGTTGTTTATACAATATATCTCAAGTGTAAGTGCTTTGTGTTTTCATGGTATCCTTTTTCCCCCCTCATAAATCTGTGTCTTCTTGTATCATTCTTGCAATATTCTTAGTTTAATTGCAGCAGTTGGTGATTGAAATGACACTTCTTGCAATTAGAGGTGTCAAAATTGGCCCAGAAAAACATGACCCGCCCTACCCGTCCAAGGTTATTACCGACTTACCGTCTATTTGATGAACTCAGTCCATCTTGACCCAATCCATCTCAGCGCATATAAAGTTGGGCTGACTTTTAGCCCAAATTGATCAATGAATAACCTAGCTAAAAtatcttgaaaatatttttttgtttgatatgttatatatgaccataataaaagaaaaaaaattcttatttagTAATTAAACAAATCATAAgaaaacaacacatattaattaaagttTGTTAATAGTTAGTCGAGTTAGGTTGTGACCCAAATTTTAGCACGTCTTGGCCCAACCCATCTCAGCCCAAGTAACTTTTGGGCAGATTAATGATCCGCCTATTTATTGACTCAGCCTATTTTGACCAGCCCAAAATCGGCTCAACCCGCCCATTTGACACCCGTACTTGCAATCATGGACCAGCACATAATCAGAGCTTAATACATCAGGCTATCCTTTTACCATTCGAAAAGCATTTTATTTAGACAACTGAAAAGAAGTCTTAATTTTATGGAGTTAATGAGATGGATCttgaattaaaaagaaaaaactatACACTTCAACCATGTTAAACTTCTGAGCCAGCAGAAAGAAAGAGAGAACATTTATGCTCTAACTCATGGTAGTAACTTTAATTGGTTTTGGCTAAAAAGTCTGTCATCAAATTCTGATCATTTGAATGTGAAGACAATAATTAGTTTATTTTCTTGTCATCTATTCTTTTGTTTTTCCCTACTTTGTACTCTTTAGTCTTTGGGGTAAGAGCCAAGACTGCATAAACGGGCTTGTGCATCAGAACTGCCCTTTTTAATCTTTACGGTGCATTGTCTCTTGCTGCAACATAGTATAATATctatacaacaataataataaatttagtataatcccacaagtggggtctaggaagggtagtgtgtatgcagaccttatccCTCCTACTTTGTGAAGATAGAgatgttgtttccgatagaccctcagctcaaggAACAATGACAAGGAAGCAACCAACCAGTATGTCTATACAGTGACAGTGAAATATTTTTTACATTATCAGGTCCTCTACAAAATAACTACAAGTAACTGTCTATAATAAGTAAGATTATTAACATGAAAAATAAGGTAAATTATCTGCTCAATGGGTAAATTACATTAATAATGCAAAAACTTTCTTTTTTGTAGCATAAGTGTATACTATAAGTTAAATCCAACCCAACGTGATACTTGTGTAAGGATGGAGTTTCAACAGCCAACAGATAAAAGTATAATTGTGAAGTTGAATTTTTTATGTGTGTGTGTTTATTATACTATTGCAATGTGTGCAAGTCTGTGAAATATATGTTGTTTATGTagttggaacatttggttggTAAAACAAGTACTATTCCTACACAATGCTTGTTCAGATTGATGTGACGGCTATCAAAGTGGAGAGTTGAATTTTAGACAACTATATCAATTAAAGTGGAAAGTATGACCCTTATATTTAATTATACACTAACTACTGAAATAACATACACTTAAGTTGTGAATAAACAATCAAAATTTGAAGTTCTTTCAGGAACCTTTATTGACGGTTAAACTGCACGAGTTATACTAGTTGCCCCACcttattctttttttaaaaaaattgatatTTTGTATTGGGACCCGTCTAATTGACTAATTCGGCACGCTCTGTCGCTCCATAAGATTTACTCCTGTTAAAGAGGAAAATGCACCTTATTATGATTTTTCATTTTCAAGGGTTAAATCGAGACCTCTAATTAATAGTGAAAGGATCTTATTTATCGCATCTCAATCACTCAACAATCCTATGTGATTAATGTCGTGCTATAATTTCATATGTTTTGACGTTATTTACTATATTTTcttgttgtttggatgctaatttgtgTGACAATTGAGCTTAATAGTGCTTATTTCATGTGCAGGAATGCTTGGACattaattgaaaaaaaattacACGAAATGGTATCTCAGAGCTACAAAATGGTGCAATAAAAGAAGACGTACATGACAATGAAAATTCAaggccatagacagtgcaaggccttGTCCAGGGCACTGTCATTGGCTCCCCTGACAGTGCCTTACGCAGAAACATTGGCACCCCTGACAGTGCCTCACGCAGAAATGTTGGTGCCTCTGATAGTGCTTCGCGCCGACGATGCTATCCGAGCCAATTTTATTTCTTCACTATATTTGGACATGTAGACTTCGGCCTCAACCCTATAAATACCTCTTAAAGTTAGTTTTTGAGAGGACGACATGATTGGAGAGGCAAGAAGGCTACGGGAACACTTGGAAGCAACGAATCATAAGAGTTTTCTCTTCCGTTCTTCCTTAATATGTATTTTAatactttcaattattattatgactatgaatagctaatttgttaattagcgttttgatggaaccttttgtaggataaattcttgttatgtttttatataattgagccgttagATTTcactacttgttcaactacgtgtttgttgttattgattgaatggccatcaattgactgtgcctatttattatgtattgcttgagaaagagtgcatatttaggttgtTGTCGAACGACGTCACTCCCAAGGTATAAGAGAGATCAATACGAcaaagcgggattagagataacgaagctttgacgTGATCATAGTGAGCGGTGAAAAAGTGTGAGCTAGTGTAATTCAagagaatatgactagtacaTTATTGTAGTTTCTCGAGAGAGAATTTCGATAAATCGAGTGTTCATGATcagtagagaaaacttaggcgaAATTGTAGGAgacgtagcggaaaggattccgacaatagagaaaatcataactctagtcTTTTCCAATCTTGTCTCTAACCTTTAGTATCcttagttgttaatttactactttaatttgttagttaattagttagacataagaatctttatatttagaacttaggaattgttcAAATTTGTCTTCTTAATTATTAAACTGTTATAGCGAAATCttaattctctgtgggattcgaatccggacttttagaccggattatatttgcagcgactgcttatcctttttaggactagagttgggcgtgatcaaattttggcgccgttgccggggaactaacggtgtagttgtagttgtatatattgctaggtttcaagtttgaacttttattttgttttgttttgttttgttttttatttttatttttattttattctacttgttcatttgagaaacatgacatcttggaattatgagagtttaggtgttggtaattctactgttGATCCTCATATATATTATGAAGGAAACCACATgtggcaaaattatcaaaatattctcgagagcgagttatgtgcaccaactcaatcttatgtatgGAATGTGTGTGGCATGTGTGGtagtcaagatggtcactttcatggttgtacttatatttcttatcctcccccaccccttattatgatggttctacttgtgaagttaataggaacaaagaactcGGGGATGCAGACCTAAAGAAGATCAAGAATATGTTAAAGTGCCATACAaaacaaaataatgagaaacaactgcagatagaaaggcaagaggcaactattcgcaacttggaggctcaagtgagtcaagtggttgaagcttttaatgctcaacaagccaatattagggatagtagccaagaagagAGTGAATTCGAGGTGCTAATGGAGGAGGTCAGAGTAGAACATCAACAACCTAGCCAACTTCAATTTGAGGATGTCGATGTTGAAGACGAGAGACTAGAGTTAGCCAAGGACATTGAgaatataaattttattgactctAGTATCATTGATGTTGAGGATGTTGAAAGTCCCGAAGTTCATGCGTTTGAGTGCATTGGTCCTCATTCCAAATattttttcacattgtgtttTGATGATTATATGGAAATAGAGTCATTCGAGCCgattgaggagtcaaggaatgaggagCAAGGCGCCTACATTCTGGAATTTTTCTTGCCAGAAAGACCGGACTACATACCTTATCTAAAAGTCAAGAAGTGTAGAATAGTATAATGGTTGCTTGGGCTAGTTAGATTTGTTCCACAACTTCTGGAGCATAATCGAAAACTTGAAGCCAAATTaggggttcaattcataagctcgcGATAGAGGCagaaagtggttcacgtcgtgctgCGATGTTAAATTGGgcgctttttgggaggcaacccaactttactactttcttttatttttagtttttaaattattgtcttattgtattatttttgtagtgtcattttttgattttttggagCATGGGAAGCAAAGCTATTGGAAGGGTGAAACAACAAGCCAGATAGTTAAAACTAAGTGTGGAGTGCCCCACAAAGTAAAATATctaggagaagtctgagtaccccatggaCTGCTAGTGCTTTGGCCTACCAGAGAGTTttttttaccctcttattatttatattgtgCATTGGGAACAATacataattttaagtgtggggtgaggagattgtctgggtgacTTTTTATGcgattttagttgtgttagtttaattgatgattttttaGGAAAAAATGTTTTTTGGACTTTTCtcaacgatggatctcctagacaattttcttgagggatttaagtctaaacaaaatacaaataaaaattagaaaataaaaaaaatacaaaaacatgtcttttatttttcttagttagtaataatcccctgtggtttctTTTTCGTGCCTCGATTTtttttcatgggatgtaactTGAATCGGGTAgtagatttttatttattttttatttttacttttagagTAGTATGAAGAAAATAAAGGAGAAGAACTGATGTGATTTGCACCTTTTTACTTGTTTGATGGTTGCATACTTAGGTTCTGGCATGTGTTTCACCTTCCCTTAGCTTTAAATATATGATTATGCCTTGATAAAAATGAATAGCATGTGGTATGATTCCTATGTTTCGGTTGCTTGACTTGTGTTTACTTTGTGCTTATGCTTAGTATATCTCTtggctttgtgaatacttgtttAATTGAAAGTCGGAatgagaccgtccttagtgagtcatgtgccatgtgtgaagtGAGTTCTTTACATAGTCCATGTTATTGCaattgagtctagaacttgcccggaatgTGAATTGAATCAAAATCCTAGGTGTTGCTCGATTTGAAAAGTGATGTTAGGCTTTCTTTAATCTTTTTGAGTTTTGTTGCTTATCACTTATTAAGTCATCCCTAGtttacccttttgagcctattaGCCTTTATTTTGGCACCCGCATTACAAGCATATccccttttgttcttaattgaatcATTTTGATCCTTATACTCCCTCTATTCCAGTTTATataaacctatttcctttttggtccgttccaaaaagaatgacccctttctaaatttggaaacaatttagcttaaacttccaactatacccttaatgagaagtttttataatcacacaaatactctagacccccttttgacttgtttaggaccacaaattctaaaagtctttattttttcttaaactatgtgcccagtcaaacaggttcatataaattggaacagagggagtacctcttaaagcacttgaaATATAAAGAGAGCGCTAGAAATAAGTAACGAGGAAACTTGgtttagcttttgagtggaaccaatagaaggaagaaatgtgcacttgtatttttgtcatgacccgaaatctcacccgtcgtgatggcgcctatctcaatactaggcaagccgacatcatCAATAACACACAATATCTTTTAACTATGGAAAATATCATAATTAAGtttaatagaaaatcccacaaacACTAGGTAAAacatattcccaaaacccgatgtcactgagtacatgagaatctatacattacaagcctggaaaatatggtctataatagtctaagaccaaatacagtaaacaagagatagggaaggagagacaaggtctgcgaaacacggcagctacctctgaatctccggaaaatcaaccgtgcgaaagaatcaacacccactatgttcgggattacctggatctgcacacgaagtgtagggtgtagtatgagtacaactaacttagtaagtaacaataataaataaagaactgacagtagtgacgagcttcatagcTAAGTTCAAATatagtactttccaacataaaaaggtaagcatgctttcaagttcaacatttaaaactacacagaaatttcatatcaaattttgaTTGAAATAGAAATAATATCTTTCAGagttttccaaaacagtgatatatgacagctaaagtgcagcaataatgaaatcaatgcatcctctcagagtaacatcactcagtcctcccattcactccaacctcacaatcactctttccgtCCAGCCACtcattcctcatagtcactcattcctctcaatcactcagcactcggcgctcggcactcgcactcagtaggtacctgcgctcactaggggtgtgtacagactccggaggggctccttcaggccaagcgctataacaagccaatcatggcataaatcaataaaccatgttgcggcgtgcaacccgatcccataaatatcctcacagttaggccctcggcctcactcagtcatcaacctctccagtctctcgggctctcagaaatcatgatgagcagcccaacaacaatgatatgatacatcaataatgaacaagagagactgagatgtaatatgcaagtaaaaaatGTGACTgagtaaaaaataataatttaacagataattcaacatgtacacaaccttcgtgggtcccaacagtgtcaatacatagtttaaacatgatttatagttcaatttcccTAATACGTGGAAAAATGTACGGGTAGCAACAATTTATTCAACAACACAAATCCATGGAATTTACCAAGttataattcctacggtgcacgctcacacgcctgtcacctagcatgtgcgtcacctcaaaaccaatcacatatcacagaatctggtgtttcataccctcagaaccaaatttaaaattgttacttacctcaatccgatcaattctttattccaataagccttttcctcgcaATTCGGCCTCCAAACTCCttgaatcttagtcaaaataatttgatacaatcaacatgaagtataggaatcaattccatatgaaattgctaaattttataataaaaatccgaaattaattcaaaatttaatagTGGTgctcatgtctcggaacccgacaaaagttataaaatccgacaacccattcaattacaagtccaaccatacaaaagttattgaattctgacatcggattaaacttcaaatctttattttatatttttggaagattttataaaaatctaatttttcttccataaattcacgaattcatgatgtaaatgaatatggaatcatgaaatataatcaatataggataaggaacacttaccccaaggtttacccgtgaaaatcgcccaaatatcgcctaaaccgagctccccaactctatttttgtcaaaaatagcAGAAAATCCAGTTTGTAGGGCCTCAGCTGTTtcgggcgccacaggtggcgtgaGGCACTGCCTGTGGCACTGTTTCTAGTACCTTTAAATAtcccagtgccagggctagcACCCCGCGCTACCCTGTGCGTTGACGGCGACGGAAAATCATTCCCGACATGAAAATTGGCATagctctctcatacgatgtccgaaatcgacgattcttttgctatggctatgaaatttcaatacggatctaatgcttcaatcaaaactaaatttggagctcattttattAATGTGATACcatgtattcttgaagaatcgatgtcgaaacattctaggttcgatgccgaaatatagcaaatcaagtctgattgacctcaaattttgcacacaagtcataaatgacataacgaacctatttcaaattttcagaatcagattccaatcccgatatcaaaaggtcaattccactgtcaaactttcaaacttaaatttccatattagtcatttcaagcctaatttaactactgacttccaagtaatttttcggacatgctcctaagtccaaaa containing:
- the LOC104119654 gene encoding CBL-interacting protein kinase 2-like, with protein sequence MANKGSILMERYELGRLLGQGTFAKVYYARNIRNGQSVAIKVIDKEKVLRVGLVNQIKREISVMRLVRHPNIVHLYEVMATKTKIYFVMEYAKGGELFNQVAKGRLKEDVARKYFQQLINAVDFCHSRGVYHRDLKPENLLLDDDENLKISDFGLSAFVEPKRQDGLLHTMCGTPAYVAPEVINRKGYDGAKADIWSCGVVLFVLLAGYLPFQDSNLMEMYRKIGKAEFRCPSWFPPEARRLLSKMLDPNPSTRISLAKIRGSTWFRRGISISSKSTVVDEVSTDLASANTEEKQEVARIPNLNAFDIISLYAKFDLSKLFEEPCLKKEAKFTSWKPASVIISKLEDTAKRLKLKVSKRDAGLLRFEGIKEGRKGILAIDAEIFEVIEAFHLVEVKKSDGDTLEYQEILNEGLRPGLQDIVWTWQEEKQPQQSEDQLDEQPNDQLQQQQLQPQQHLIQQEQLP